One genomic region from Mytilus trossulus isolate FHL-02 unplaced genomic scaffold, PNRI_Mtr1.1.1.hap1 h1tg000236l__unscaffolded, whole genome shotgun sequence encodes:
- the LOC134701349 gene encoding uncharacterized protein LOC134701349, with translation MSGSLQKRLYRKLCVYLIVLHLLTPDVTVSGEGVAWSLQTNPAVFGKDIVLECKLPSSTCCDRYTRRWLGGKNLHLLIMDGTSSEPDKYSELFDKETRSSKLTIHRLNSKDVNIPYQCIYGFSKDVKILNMTEDRFEYYPVEPIYVNITVENGNVLQVNAALKPVFPQPKCNASIDEGDISQSLRVSKIMKDLFYEVIIHIRYTSTSSICANLLNITCQIGTFMLEIKRNITCRSDSPVNDVTLKLLKIVPPIVLCNFVIICAIICICKHRNRKNMQKYSNVTNRHEDGNVT, from the exons ATGAGTGGTTCCTTGCAAAAACGGCTTTACAGAAAACTGTGTGTTTACTTAATAGTGCTCCATTTATTGACACCCGATGTAACTGTATCAg GTGAAGGAGTTGCTTGGTCGCTTCAAACAAATCCGGCAGTGTTTGGCAAGGATATAGTATTAGAATGCAAACTTCCGTCTAGTACATGCTGTGACCGATACACTCGAAGATGGCTAGGTGGGAAAAATCTTCATTTGCTGATAATGGATGGTACATCCTCGGAACCAGACAAATACTCAGAATTATTTGACAAGGAAACTCGTTCATCCAAACTAACAATACATAGACTTAACTCAAAGGATGTTAATATACCTTACCAGTGTATATACGGTTTTTCGAAGGAtgtcaaaattctaaatatgacAGAAGACCGTTTTGAAT ATTATCCAGTCGAAccaatttatgtaaatattacagtagagaatggaaatgtctTGCAAGTCAATGCAGCTTTAAAGCCAGTTTTTCCACAGCCCAAGTGCAATGCTTCCATTGAT gaGGGAGACATTTCACAATCACTCAGAGTTTCCAAAATTATGAAAGATCTGTTTTATGAAGTTATCATACATATCAGATATACTTCCACGTCTTCAATATGTGCGAACTTGTTAAACATCACTTGTCAGATTGGAACGTTTATGTTGGAAATTAAAAGGAATATCACATGCCGCAGTGACAGTCCAGTAAATG ATGTGACCctcaaacttttgaaaattgtacCTCCAAtagttttgtgtaattttgtaattatcTGTGCCATCATTTGCATCT GTAAACATCGAAATCGAAAAAACATGCAGAAATATTCAAATGTCAC GAACAGACACGAAGACGGCAACGTTACCTGA
- the LOC134701344 gene encoding uncharacterized protein LOC134701344, whose protein sequence is MVEEVVKITVQYPPSVTITFAQEESVLHCIPDGNPSSYTFHFWEHRSNFGQTIRMLGNNQDLQLQSRDLRYQMNGIYICRVENGVKDINGSTIQLAETRVQYDERPIIVSQNAVTQYGRFGSPINIKVHVYSFPEITGVIINVMKHEEYHAIKSTYISITNSTLTDTIFDKEVQIHGFTIRLQGYNLTKHDFTSYEFKIKNEIGETVHLVKLSAADLPEKPKIIKVVADIENLTVYWNSTFNGGKQQQFILEYKTVDTIEWNKSLPINDTSVDCCHHVLKHLEANTNYMLRIVAINEIGSSNFTNIHIVKTFAFKPKHIRMTAHLIGTIVGIVIVVTALTIAISLRLKKGFVCKTQFLRNSYVQDRELRDEMSVENFIYQSQERSLESRLQDSDPDNHRSTNQHQTTALLQGRIEIPYQNHFTSNSSNNQAGFAVENSIYQGQTSNKFDRMQHCVRTCKHSSHETILSNRNPNINGMRGQFSGKTFKVGHEQDNDALHYVDVVFDPINQTNEAHIHGINDRTIYADIDTGAVGMPLEESEEEVDNEDDDDFMYIVGIIDYTKKS, encoded by the exons ATGGTGGAAGAAGTGGTTAAAATCACAGTTCAAT ACCCGCCCTCAGTCACCATAACATTCGCTCAAGAAGAATCAGTTCTGCATTGCATCCCAGATGGTAATCCGTCTAGCTACACCTTTCATTTTTGGGAGCATCGTTCAAATTTTGGACAAACGATCCGTATGCTGGGTAATAACCAAGATCTGCAACTTCAAAGCAGGGACCTAAGGTACCAAATGAATGGGATTTACATCTGTAGAGTTGAAAACGGTGTGAAAGATATCAATGGATCGACAATTCAGTTAGCAGAGACACGCGTACAATACGATG AAAGACCTATCATCGTTTCCCAGAATGCTGTAACACAATATGGACGATTTGGATCTCCTATTAATATCAAAGTTCATGTGTACAGTTTCCCAGAAATAACAGGAGTAATTATAAACGTGATGAAGCATGAGGAGTATCATGCTATCAAAAGTACATACATTTCAATTACGAACTCAACCTTAACAGATACAATATTTGATAAAGAAGTTCAAATACATGGATTTACCATTAGACTTCAAGGATATAACCTTACAAAACACGACTTCACTtcttatgaatttaaaattaaaaatgaaataggcGAAACAGTGCATTTGGTTAAACTTTCCGCAGCTG ATTTACCAGAGAAACCAAAGATAATAAAGGTAGTTGCTGACATAGAAAATCTTACGGTCTACTGGAATAGTACATTTAACGGCGGAAAACAacaacagtttattttagagTATAAAACGGTGGATACTATTGAATGGAATAAATCCCTACCGATAAATGATACATCTGTTGATTGCTGTCATCATGTTTTAAAACATCTCGAGgcaaatacaaattatatgttACGGATTGTTGCTATTAATGAAATAGGAAGTAGTAATTTTACCAATATACATATAGTAAAAACATTCGCAT TTAAACCAAAACATATCAGAATGACTGCACACCTTATTGGGACAATCGTCGGAATTGTCATCGTTGTGACAGCCTTAACAATAGCTATATCGTTACGTCTGAAGAAAG GTTTTGTTTGCAAGACACAGTTTCTAag gAATTCTTACGTCCAGGATCGCGAACTTAGAg ATGAAATGTctgttgaaaatttcatttacCAGTCACAAGAAAGATCATTAGAAAGTAGACTCCAAGACTCTGATCCTGACAACCATAGAAGCACGAATCAACACCAAACAACAGCACTGCTTCAGGGCCGAATTGAAATTCCCTATCAAAACCATTTCACATCAAATTCATCTAATAATCAAG CTGGTTTTGCAGTTGAAAATAGCATCTATCAAGGCCAAACGTCCAATAAATTCGACAGAATGCAACATTGCGTTAGAACATGCAAACATTCTAGTCATGAGACCATATTATCAAATAGAAATCCAAATATAAACG gAATGAGAGGTCAATTTTCTGGAAAGACCTTCAAGGTAGGACATGAACAG GACAATGACGCATTACATTACGTAGATGTAGTTTTTGATccaataaatcaaacaaatgaGGCACATATTCATGGAATCAATGACAGAACAATCTATGCCGACATTGACACAGGAGCAGTTGGTATGCCACTAGAAGAGAGTGAGGAGGAGGTTGACAATGAGGACGATGACgattttatgtatattgttgGAATAATTGACTATACAAAAAAGTCATAA